From one Rhodamnia argentea isolate NSW1041297 chromosome 1, ASM2092103v1, whole genome shotgun sequence genomic stretch:
- the LOC115750284 gene encoding uncharacterized N-acetyltransferase p20 yields MDPSPSAITLRPFELSDAADFLSWAGDDRVTRYLRWDSVTSLEAAESYLRTVAIPHPWRRSICLGDRSIGYVSVKPGSGDERCRAHASYAVGAEFWGRGFATAVLRMAARRVFDEMPELVRLEAFVEVENGGSQRVLEKVGFVKEGLLRKYGICKGEVRDMYVYSLLSTDEILG; encoded by the coding sequence ATGGACCCCTCGCCCTCCGCGATCACTCTCCGACCATTCGAACTCTCCGACGCCGCCGACTTCCTCTCGTGGGCCGGCGACGACAGAGTCACCCGCTACCTCCGATGGGACTCCGTCACCTCCCTGGAGGCCGCCGAGTCGTATCTCCGGACCGTCGCCATTCCCCACCCGTGGCGTCGCTCCATCTGCCTCGGCGACCGCTCGATCGGGTACGTCTCCGTCAAGCCCGGGTCCGGCGACGAGCGGTGCCGCGCCCACGCCAGCTACGCGGTCGGGGCCGAGTTCTGGGGGCGGGGTTTTGCGACGGCGGTGCTCAGGATGGCCGCCCGCCGcgtgttcgacgaaatgcctGAGCTGGTGAGGCTGGAGGCGTTCGTGGAAGTGGAGAATGGAGGGTCTCAGAGGGTCTTGGAGAAGGTTGGGTTTGTGAAGGAAGGGCTGCTGAGGAAGTATGGGATTTGCAAAGGCGAGGTCAGGGATATGTATGTGTATAGCTTGTTGTCTACGGATGAGATTTTGggctga
- the LOC115750281 gene encoding protein CDC73 homolog, whose amino-acid sequence MDPLSALRDFTMRGDLDKIVRVGDEFRFGSDYSFPCAAETAYRSKQGNLYTLETLLFFVTHHHLKHTDYIQSARLHHLPTVTFIDRKPLLDYLQGKISSSDAIQLFPSSSSAVPSDVAMPDAAAAPAFSAELEGEAEEDAAAVDVMALIRAVERPLKDREAILECKNRDFYSVLVTSTRREEERQRIESQQRKDGLVAKSRLMGAEDRGLGFGEELGFGDSAIKPKLNLKGSKIGEGVPIILVPSAFQTLITIYNVKEFLEDGVFIPTDVKAKQMKGLKPDCITVQKKFSRDRVVTAYEVRDKPSALKSEDWDRVVAVFVLGKEWQFKDWPFKDHVEIFNRIIGFFMRFEDDSVESAKIVKQWNVKIISISKNKRHQDRAAALEVWEKLEDFVRSRSHS is encoded by the exons ATGGACCCTCTCTCAGCTCTCCGCGACTTCACCATGCGCGGCGACCTCGACAAGATCGTCCGCGTCGGCGACGAGTTCCGGTTCGGCTCCGACTACTCCTTCCCCTGCGCCGCCGAGACCGCCTACCGCTCCAAGCAGGGCAACCTCTACACCCTCGAGACCCTCCTGTTCTTCGTCACCCACCACCACCTCAAGCACACCGACTACATCCAGTCCGCCCGCCTCCACCACCTCCCCACCGTCACCTTCATCGACCGCAAGCCCCTCCTCGACTACCTCCAGGGCAAGATCTCCTCCTCCGACGCCATCCAGctcttcccctcctcctcctccgccgtccCCTCCGATGTAGCCATGcccgacgccgccgccgcccccgcctTCTCCGCCGAGCTCGAGGGCGAGGCGGAGGAGGATGCGGCGGCCGTCGATGTGATGGCCCTGATCCGGGCGGTCGAGCGGCCGTTGAAGGACCGCGAGGCGATTCTGGAGTGCAAGAACCGGGACTTCTACTCCGTGCTCGTCACCTCGACGCGGCGCGAGGAGGAGCGGCAGAGGATCGAGTCGCAGCAGCGGAAGGATGGGCTGGTGGCGAAGAGCCGCTTGATGGGCGCGGAGGACAGGGGGCTGGGGTTTGGCGAGGAGCTAGGGTTTGGGGATTCTGCAATTAAGCCGAAATTGAACCTCAAGGGGAGCAAGATCGGGGAGGGCGTACCGATAATCCTCGTGCCGAGCGCTTTCCAGACGCTGATCACGATATACAATGTGAAGGAATTCTTGGAAGATGGGGTTTTTATTCCCACGGACGTGAAGGCCAAGCAGATGAAGGGGCTGAAGCCGGATTGCATCACGGTGCAGAAGAAGTTCAGTAGGGATAGGGTGGTGACGGCCTACGAGGTGAGGGATAAGCCGTCGGCATTGAAGTCGGAGGATTGGGACCGGGTAGTGGCAGTCTTCGTGTTGGGGAAGGAGTGGCAGTTCAAGGACTGGCCTTTCAAGGACCATGTCGAGATCTTCAATAGAA TAATTGGGTTCTTTATGAGGTTTGAAGATGACAGCGTGGAGTCTGCCAAAATTGTAAAGCAGTGGAATGTAAAGATTATCTCG ATAAGTAAAAATAAGCGGCACCAGGATCGGGCTGCTGCTCTTGAGGTGTGGGAAAAACTAGAAGATTTTGTTCGGTCTAGATCGCATTCTTGA
- the LOC115750303 gene encoding uncharacterized N-acetyltransferase p20-like, translating to MEEQEQQTTHISGGRGSGGGGSGNISLRPLQLSDVDDFMAWAGDPDVARFCRFEPYTSCDDALDYIARTVLPHPYFQAICLDGRPVGQVSVTRNEARMEACRGELGYALASGYWGRGIATEAVRTAVVEVFGERPGLERVEAVVDVENKASQRVLEKAGFTREGVLRRYQVLKGRTRDVVVFSRLSTGE from the coding sequence ATGGAGGAGCAGGAGCAACAAACCACCCACATCTCAGGCGGCAGgggcagcggcggcggtggcagTGGCAATATCTCCCTCCGCCCTTTGCAACTCTCTGACGTCGACGACTTCATGGCGTGGGCCGGCGACCCGGACGTCGCCCGCTTCTGCAGGTTCGAGCCCTACACGAGCTGTGACGACGCCTTGGATTACATCGCCCGCACCGTTCTCCCCCACCCTTACTTCCAGGCCATCTGCCTCGACGGCAGGCCGGTGGGGCAAGTCTCGGTGACGCGGAACGAGGCCAGGATGGAGGCTTGCCGGGGGGAGCTGGGCTACGCGCTGGCCTCTGGCTACTGGGGGAGGGGGATCGCGACGGAGGCGGTGAGGACGGCGGTGGTGGAGGTGTTTGGGGAGAGGCCGGGGCTGGAGAGGGTGGAGGCGGTGGTGGACGTGGAGAACAAGGCGTCGCAGAGGGTGTTGGAGAAGGCCGGGTTCACGAGGGAGGGGGTGCTGAGGAGGTATCAAGTGCTCAAAGGGAGGACGAGGGATGTGGTCGTGTTCAGCCGTCTCTCTACTGGTGAATGA
- the LOC115750283 gene encoding uncharacterized N-acetyltransferase p20-like has translation MDPSPSAITLRPFELSDAADFLSWAGDDRVTRYLRWDSATSLEAAESYLRTVAIPHPWRRSICLGYRSIGYVSVKPGSGDERCRAHASYSVGAEFWGRGFAMAALRMAARPVFDEMPELVRLEAFVEVENGGSQRVLEKVGFVKEGLLRKYGICKGEVRDMYVYSLLSTDELLG, from the coding sequence ATGGACCCCTCGCCCTCCGCGATCACTCTCCGACCATTCGAACTCTCCGACGCCGCCGACTTCCTCTCGTGGGCAGGCGACGACAGAGTCACCCGCTACCTCCGATGGGACTCCGCCACCTCCCTGGAGGCGGCCGAGTCGTATCTCCGGACCGTCGCCATTCCCCACCCCTGGCGTCGCTCCATCTGCCTCGGCTACCGCTCGATCGGGTACGTCTCCGTCAAGCCCGGGTCCGGCGACGAGCGGTGCCGCGCCCACGCCAGCTACTCGGTCGGGGCCGAGTTCTGGGGGAGGGGTTTTGCGATGGCGGCGCTGAGGATGGCCGCCCGCCCcgtgttcgacgaaatgcctGAGCTGGTGAGGCTGGAGGCGTTCGTGGAGGTGGAGAATGGAGGGTCTCAGAGGGTTTTGGAGAAGGTTGGGTTTGTGAAGGAAGGGCTGCTGAGGAAGTATGGGATTTGCAAAGGCGAGGTCAGGGATATGTATGTGTATAGCTTGTTGTCTACGGATGAGCTTTTGGGTTGA
- the LOC115750282 gene encoding uncharacterized N-acetyltransferase p20-like isoform X1 yields MEEQVQQTAHASGGGGGGGGVISLRPLQLSDVDDFMVWAADPDVARFCRWEPYTSRDDALAFIAGTVLPHPYYQAICLDGRPVGAVWVTRNEAASDACRGELGYALGSGYWGRGIVTEAVRMAVAEVFGGERPELERVEALVDVENKASQRVLEKAGFTREGVLRKYVVVKGRTRDLVVFSRLSTDDDDDDDS; encoded by the exons ATGGAGGAGCAGGTGCAACAAACCGCCCACGCctcaggcggcggcg gcggcggcggcggcgtgaTCTCCCTCCGCCCTCTGCAACTCTCCGACGTCGACGACTTCATGGTGTGGGCGGCCGACCCGGACGTAGCCCGGTTCTGCAGGTGGGAGCCCTACACTAGCCGCGACGACGCCCTGGCCTTCATCGCCGGCACCGTCCTCCCCCACCCTTACTACCAGGCCATCTGCCTCGACGGCAGGCCGGTCGGGGCCGTCTGGGTGACGCGGAACGAGGCTGCGAGCGACGCGTGCCGGGGGGAGCTGGGCTACGCACTGGGGTCGGGCTACTGGGGGAGGGGGATTGTGACGGAGGCGGTGAGGATGGCGGTGGCGGAGGTGTTCGGCGGGGAGAGGCCGGAGCTGGAGAGGGTGGAGGCGTTGGTGGACGTGGAGAACAAGGCGTCGCAGAGGGTGTTGGAGAAGGCCGGGTTCACGAGGGAAGGGGTGCTGAGGAAGTACGTGGTGGTCAAAGGGAGGACGAGGGATCTGGTCGTGTTCAGTCGTCTCTctactgatgatgatgatgatgatgattcttGA
- the LOC115750282 gene encoding uncharacterized N-acetyltransferase p20-like isoform X2 produces the protein MEEQVQQTAHASGGGGGGGVISLRPLQLSDVDDFMVWAADPDVARFCRWEPYTSRDDALAFIAGTVLPHPYYQAICLDGRPVGAVWVTRNEAASDACRGELGYALGSGYWGRGIVTEAVRMAVAEVFGGERPELERVEALVDVENKASQRVLEKAGFTREGVLRKYVVVKGRTRDLVVFSRLSTDDDDDDDS, from the exons ATGGAGGAGCAGGTGCAACAAACCGCCCACGCctcaggcggcg gcggcggcggcggcgtgaTCTCCCTCCGCCCTCTGCAACTCTCCGACGTCGACGACTTCATGGTGTGGGCGGCCGACCCGGACGTAGCCCGGTTCTGCAGGTGGGAGCCCTACACTAGCCGCGACGACGCCCTGGCCTTCATCGCCGGCACCGTCCTCCCCCACCCTTACTACCAGGCCATCTGCCTCGACGGCAGGCCGGTCGGGGCCGTCTGGGTGACGCGGAACGAGGCTGCGAGCGACGCGTGCCGGGGGGAGCTGGGCTACGCACTGGGGTCGGGCTACTGGGGGAGGGGGATTGTGACGGAGGCGGTGAGGATGGCGGTGGCGGAGGTGTTCGGCGGGGAGAGGCCGGAGCTGGAGAGGGTGGAGGCGTTGGTGGACGTGGAGAACAAGGCGTCGCAGAGGGTGTTGGAGAAGGCCGGGTTCACGAGGGAAGGGGTGCTGAGGAAGTACGTGGTGGTCAAAGGGAGGACGAGGGATCTGGTCGTGTTCAGTCGTCTCTctactgatgatgatgatgatgatgattcttGA
- the LOC115750304 gene encoding uncharacterized N-acetyltransferase p20-like: MEEQVQQTAHASGGGGVISLRPLQLSDVDDFMVWAADPDVARFCRWEPYTSRDDALAFIAGTVLPHPYFRAICLDGRPVGAVSVTRNEAASDACRGELGYVLGSGYWGRGIVTEAVRMAVAEVFGERPELERVEATVYVENKASQRVLEKAGFTREGVLRKYMVVKGRTRDVVMFSRLSTDDDDDDDDDDDS, from the coding sequence ATGGAGGAGCAGGTGCAACAAACAGCCCACGCCTCAGGGGGCGGCGGCGTGATCTCCCTCCGCCCTCTGCAACTCTCCGACGTCGACGACTTCATGGTGTGGGCGGCCGACCCGGACGTAGCCCGGTTCTGCAGGTGGGAGCCCTACACGAGCCGTGACGACGCCCTGGCCTTCATCGCCGGGACCGTCCTCCCCCACCCTTACTTCCGGGCCATCTGCCTCGATGGCAGGCCGGTTGGGGCCGTCTCGGTGACACGGAACGAGGCTGCGAGCGACGCTTGCAGGGGGGAGCTGGGCTACGTGCTGGGGTCGGGCTACTGGGGGAGGGGGATCGTGACGGAGGCGGTGAGGATGGCGGTGGCGGAGGTGTTTGGGGAGAGGCCGGAGCTGGAGAGGGTCGAGGCGACGGTGTACGTGGAGAACAAGGCGTCGCAGAGGGTGTTGGAGAAGGCCGGTTTCACGAGGGAAGGGGTGCTGAGGAAGTACATGGTGGTCAAAGGGAGGACGAGGGATGTGGTCATGTTCAGTCGTCTCTctactgatgatgatgatgatgatgatgatgatgatgattcttGA
- the LOC115750282 gene encoding uncharacterized N-acetyltransferase p20-like isoform X3 has translation MEEQVQQTAHVSGGGGGVISLRPLQLSDVDDFMVWAADPDVARFCRWEPYTSRDDALAFIAGTVLPHPYYQAICLDGRPVGAVWVTRNEAASDACRGELGYALGSGYWGRGIVTEAVRMAVAEVFGGERPELERVEALVDVENKASQRVLEKAGFTREGVLRKYVVVKGRTRDLVVFSRLSTDDDDDDDS, from the coding sequence ATGGAGGAGCAGGTGCAACAAACCGCCCACGTctcaggcggcggcggcggcgtgaTCTCCCTCCGCCCTCTGCAACTCTCCGACGTCGACGACTTCATGGTGTGGGCGGCCGACCCGGACGTAGCCCGGTTCTGCAGGTGGGAGCCCTACACTAGCCGCGACGACGCCCTGGCCTTCATCGCCGGCACCGTCCTCCCCCACCCTTACTACCAGGCCATCTGCCTCGACGGCAGGCCGGTCGGGGCCGTCTGGGTGACGCGGAACGAGGCTGCGAGCGACGCGTGCCGGGGGGAGCTGGGCTACGCACTGGGGTCGGGCTACTGGGGGAGGGGGATTGTGACGGAGGCGGTGAGGATGGCGGTGGCGGAGGTGTTCGGCGGGGAGAGGCCGGAGCTGGAGAGGGTGGAGGCGTTGGTGGACGTGGAGAACAAGGCGTCGCAGAGGGTGTTGGAGAAGGCCGGGTTCACGAGGGAAGGGGTGCTGAGGAAGTACGTGGTGGTCAAAGGGAGGACGAGGGATCTGGTCGTGTTCAGTCGTCTCTctactgatgatgatgatgatgatgattcttGA